One segment of Oceanotoga teriensis DNA contains the following:
- a CDS encoding ABC transporter permease subunit codes for MNKINNFIEKAGWPRIIIALFLLSFFIATPFVGLRLDTSISDTLIRFGMNSVLVLAMVPMIQSGCGLNFGLPLGIIAGLLGAVISIEIGITGFAGFIMAIIISIPFALIFGIGYGILLNRVKGDEMTVSVYVGFSSVAFMSMMWLLLPFKSPDMIWAYGGEGLRTTISVEKYWYHVLNDFLPIKINDYITIPTGLILFFILMCLIVWMFFKTKTGTAMSAVGSNPDYARASGININKMRIISVVFSTILGGIGIIVYEQTFGFIQLYQGPFYMAFPAVAAILLGGASIHKATITHVIIGTILFQGILTMTPSVINNIIQTDMSETIRIIVSNGMILYALTRVKKVNS; via the coding sequence ATGAATAAAATAAATAATTTTATTGAAAAAGCTGGTTGGCCAAGGATAATAATAGCTTTATTTTTATTATCTTTCTTTATAGCTACACCTTTTGTAGGTCTAAGATTAGATACATCCATATCTGATACATTAATTAGATTTGGTATGAATTCTGTACTTGTTTTAGCTATGGTACCCATGATACAGTCTGGTTGTGGATTAAATTTTGGACTTCCATTAGGTATAATCGCTGGACTTTTGGGGGCTGTTATAAGTATAGAAATAGGTATAACAGGATTCGCTGGTTTCATAATGGCTATAATAATATCTATTCCATTTGCATTAATATTTGGAATAGGTTATGGAATACTTCTAAATAGAGTAAAAGGTGATGAAATGACTGTTTCAGTGTATGTAGGATTTTCTTCAGTTGCTTTTATGTCTATGATGTGGTTATTATTGCCATTTAAGAGTCCTGATATGATATGGGCTTATGGTGGTGAAGGGTTGAGAACTACAATAAGTGTTGAAAAATATTGGTATCATGTATTAAATGACTTTTTGCCAATAAAAATAAATGATTATATAACAATTCCAACCGGTCTCATACTATTCTTTATATTGATGTGTTTAATTGTATGGATGTTTTTCAAAACAAAAACAGGAACCGCAATGAGTGCTGTAGGATCAAACCCTGATTATGCAAGAGCTTCAGGCATCAACATAAATAAAATGAGAATAATATCAGTGGTATTTTCAACAATTCTTGGTGGAATAGGAATAATAGTTTATGAACAAACATTTGGTTTTATTCAATTATACCAAGGTCCTTTTTATATGGCGTTTCCAGCTGTTGCTGCAATATTACTTGGTGGTGCATCTATTCATAAAGCAACTATAACCCATGTAATAATAGGTACAATATTATTTCAAGGTATACTTACAATGACACCTTCTGTAATAAATAATATTATACAAACAGATATGTCAGAAACTATAAGAATAATAGTTTCAAATGGCATGATATTGTATGCATTAACGAGAGTAAAGAAGGTGAATAGCTGA